The nucleotide window GTCTCAATTTAACAAAAAATCATGTAAACTACTTGATTCCTTTATAATTAATACCAATACAAACATCTAATTAATTGATTAATATATGTCATAAAAAAAATCTGAGTTAAAAACTCAGATTTTTATATATTAAAAAAACAATATAATATTACATTACTAATTGCTTTTGAGATGGTTTAAATTTAGTTAATACAATACCCTCTACAGCAGCTTCATATTCCTCCATAGTAGGTGTTCTTCCTAATATACAAGACAAAACAACTACAGGTGTTGAAGATAATAAAGATTCACCTTTTTTAGCATCAGTATCTCTTACTACCCTTCCTTGGAATAAACGAGTTGAAGTAGCCATTACAGTATCTCCTGGTTCTGCTTTTTCTTGGTTACCCATACATAAGCTACATCCTGGACGTTCTAAATATAATTTATTTTCGTACTTAGTTCTTGCAACTGCTTTTGGAGCACTATCGTCAAATACAAATCCGGCATATTTTTCTAGAACTTCCCAATCACCTTCTGCTTTTAATTCATCTACAATATTATATGTAGGTGGTGCAACAACTAAAGGTGCTTTGAACTCTACTTCTCCTTTTTGAGCCTCAACGTTTTTAAGCATTTGTGCCAATATTTGCATGTCTCCTTTATGTACCATACACGAACCAACAAAACCTAAATCTACTTTTTTAATTCCTCCATAAAAAGATAATGGTTGAATATTATCATGCGTATAACGCTTAGATACATCCTCATTATTCACATCTGGATCAGCAATCATCGGTTCAACTATCTTATCTAAATCGATAACAACTTCAGCATAGTATTTAGCATCTGCGTCTGGCTTTAATGCCGATTTAGTTCCTGTTTTAATTTCTTGAATACGATTATTTGCTTTATCTACTAATCCTTTAAGATCTTGCTTAGGATTATCCATCCCCTTATCAATCATAATTTGAATACGATCTCTAGAGATTTCTAATGATTCTATTAACGTATCATCTTCAGAAATACAAATAGATGCTTTTGCTTTCATTTCAGCAGTCCAATCTGTAAATGTAAATGCTTGATCAGAAGTTAATGTACCAATATGTACTTCTATAATTTTTCCTTGGAAAACATTCTCCCCTTCAAACTGATTTAACATCTGTTCTTGAGTAGCGTGAACCACATCACGGAAATCCATGTAGGATTTCATCTCTCCTTTAAAAGTAACCTTTACAGACTCTGGAATTGGCATAGTAGCCTCACCGGTAGCTAATGCTAAAGCAACTGTTCCTGAATCCGCTCCAAAAGCAACACCTTTAGCCATACGTGTATGTGAATCTCCACCTATGATTACATCCCAATCATCAACTGCAATATCATTTAATACTTTATGAATTACATCCGTCATTGCATGATATTTCCCTTCTGGGTGACGTGCAGTAACTAACCCGAAATCATTCATAAACTTCATTAATCTTGGTATATTAGCTTTAGACTTATCATCCCAAACTGAAGCTGTATGACACCCTGATTGATAACCTGTATCAACGATAGGTGAAATTACTGTTGCAGCCATCATCTCCAATTCTTGAGAAGTCATTAAACCTGTAGTGTCTTGAGATCCTACAATATTTACTTCAACTCTTACATTAGAACCAGCGTGTAATGTTTTACCTGGTGTAGTTCCAACAGCGTTTTTATTAAATATTTTTTCAACAGCAGTTAACCCTTGTCCTTCAATAGAAACTTCTTTTGACACTGCATAAACTTGTGGTACATCTATACCTAAAACTTTACAAGCAAAGCTTTGTAATTTCTTACCAAAAACAACAGCATAAGAACCTCCTGCTTTAATGAACTCCTTTTTTGGTGGTGTTAAAGCTGTAGAAATATCTTTTACTACTTTATCACCTTTAAACAATTGTTTTGTTTTTGTATTTATAGTAAATACAGTACCTGTAGCAACAGAATACTCTTCTTTTAAAATTGCTTCTCCTTCTTCGTCAACAATCGTATTTCCATCAGCATCTTTTTGCTTTACCCAGTTTTTTAAATCGATACCAATACCACCAGTTACCCCAACTGTTGTTAAGAAAATTGGTGCAATACCATTAGTTCCTGCAATTACAGGAGCAATATTAATAAATGGCACATATGGGCTTGAAGAAATACCTGTCCATAA belongs to Tenacibaculum sp. MAR_2010_89 and includes:
- a CDS encoding bifunctional aconitate hydratase 2/2-methylisocitrate dehydratase, which produces MSIYKDYIKEIEERKVQGLHPKPIDGSSLISEIIKQIKDIDNEYREDSLNFFIYNVLPGTTSAAGVKAKFLKEIILGEFVLKEISPSFAFEQLGHMKGGPSVEVLLDLALGNDISIANEAAKVLKTQVFLYEADTEQLEKAYKAGNTIAKELIESYAQAEFFTKLPEIEEEIEIVTFVAGIGDISTDLLSPGADAHSRSDRELHGQSMFEHNKEMQKELLALKEKHPNKRVMLIADKGTMGVGSSRMSGVNNVALWTGISSSPYVPFINIAPVIAGTNGIAPIFLTTVGVTGGIGIDLKNWVKQKDADGNTIVDEEGEAILKEEYSVATGTVFTINTKTKQLFKGDKVVKDISTALTPPKKEFIKAGGSYAVVFGKKLQSFACKVLGIDVPQVYAVSKEVSIEGQGLTAVEKIFNKNAVGTTPGKTLHAGSNVRVEVNIVGSQDTTGLMTSQELEMMAATVISPIVDTGYQSGCHTASVWDDKSKANIPRLMKFMNDFGLVTARHPEGKYHAMTDVIHKVLNDIAVDDWDVIIGGDSHTRMAKGVAFGADSGTVALALATGEATMPIPESVKVTFKGEMKSYMDFRDVVHATQEQMLNQFEGENVFQGKIIEVHIGTLTSDQAFTFTDWTAEMKAKASICISEDDTLIESLEISRDRIQIMIDKGMDNPKQDLKGLVDKANNRIQEIKTGTKSALKPDADAKYYAEVVIDLDKIVEPMIADPDVNNEDVSKRYTHDNIQPLSFYGGIKKVDLGFVGSCMVHKGDMQILAQMLKNVEAQKGEVEFKAPLVVAPPTYNIVDELKAEGDWEVLEKYAGFVFDDSAPKAVARTKYENKLYLERPGCSLCMGNQEKAEPGDTVMATSTRLFQGRVVRDTDAKKGESLLSSTPVVVLSCILGRTPTMEEYEAAVEGIVLTKFKPSQKQLVM